In Flavobacterium cerinum, one genomic interval encodes:
- a CDS encoding winged helix-turn-helix transcriptional regulator, whose translation MGKRKENSTNMLNETYIVENCNLTYAVCKIGGRWKLLILCQLEKGKLRFGELRNQINGITERMLTLQLRELEKEGLVKRTVYAEVPPRVDYELTAIAVELVPIWDQLSQWGAKHKKIALEKESVNGI comes from the coding sequence ATGGGAAAAAGAAAAGAGAATTCAACTAATATGTTGAACGAGACTTATATAGTAGAAAACTGTAATCTGACGTATGCGGTATGCAAAATAGGCGGTAGGTGGAAACTATTAATTCTTTGTCAACTTGAAAAAGGAAAATTGCGATTCGGTGAATTACGGAATCAGATTAATGGAATTACAGAGCGTATGCTTACGCTACAGCTTCGGGAGTTGGAAAAGGAAGGATTGGTAAAGCGAACCGTTTATGCTGAAGTTCCTCCAAGAGTAGACTATGAGTTGACAGCCATCGCCGTGGAATTAGTGCCTATCTGGGACCAATTAAGTCAATGGGGGGCAAAACATAAAAAAATAGCGCTCGAAAAGGAATCGGTTAATGGGATTTGA
- a CDS encoding alpha/beta hydrolase: MTLSEQVNNVLAYIQDIEVPANRTPWETGRAFYEKFIPLAGEKETVFQIEEQTVLKDNHPIRLRIYRPNATEKLPVIIYFHGGWFNAGSLETHDTPLRQLTNRLQAIIIAVEYRLAPEYPFPYGLNDCEFAVQWIIDNAVSLRINADKISIAGDSAGGALAATVTRKFRQNSIAQLLIYPVTDNSLKTASWNEFQNGPLLDLKGGIQAWDWYLPNRADQNNPDAIPLLANDFEGLPPTFIAVAEYDPLRDEAVQYAEKLKANGVQVTLSLYKGTTHGFFQMGGYIDDTEVLLQDMADFFKTYTNTK; the protein is encoded by the coding sequence ATGACATTGTCAGAACAAGTAAATAACGTATTGGCCTATATTCAGGATATAGAAGTGCCTGCAAATCGTACTCCCTGGGAAACCGGAAGAGCGTTTTATGAAAAATTTATTCCGCTCGCAGGAGAAAAGGAAACCGTTTTTCAAATTGAAGAACAAACTGTATTAAAAGACAACCATCCAATCCGGTTACGGATTTATCGTCCGAATGCTACTGAAAAACTACCCGTTATTATTTATTTTCACGGAGGTTGGTTTAACGCCGGAAGTTTAGAAACGCACGATACGCCATTACGCCAACTAACCAATCGTTTACAGGCGATTATCATTGCTGTAGAGTACCGATTGGCTCCGGAATATCCGTTCCCGTACGGATTAAATGATTGTGAATTTGCAGTGCAGTGGATTATCGATAATGCTGTATCACTTCGTATCAATGCCGACAAGATTTCGATTGCCGGTGATAGTGCGGGCGGCGCTTTAGCAGCAACGGTCACAAGAAAATTCCGTCAGAATAGTATCGCTCAGCTCCTTATTTATCCGGTTACCGATAATTCGCTGAAAACAGCATCCTGGAATGAATTTCAAAATGGTCCGCTATTAGATTTAAAAGGCGGTATTCAGGCCTGGGATTGGTACTTACCCAATAGAGCAGATCAAAATAATCCCGATGCAATTCCTTTATTAGCCAATGATTTTGAGGGATTACCTCCCACATTTATAGCCGTTGCAGAATACGATCCTTTACGGGATGAAGCGGTTCAATATGCCGAAAAGTTAAAAGCAAACGGAGTACAGGTAACACTAAGCTTGTATAAAGGGACTACGCACGGGTTCTTCCAAATGGGCGGTTATATTGATGATACAGAAGTACTATTACAGGATATGGCTGATTTTTTTAAAACCTACACTAATACAAAATGA
- a CDS encoding MFS transporter codes for MKKYAYIGCLGFIAVITTEFGVIGILPQIATHYNISIDKAGLLLSAFALVIALTGPFMTLLVSGIDRKKIMLAAIFIFLLTGVISSFSPPFWLLMLVRILPAFLQPVYISTALSVAVANGNKKNENELMSIVFSGVAIAMVSTVPFATWLASRFSWEYSFIIQSLVTIIALLAIYFVLPDMPVAAKKSYGSQLKILKQPTFIVSTAMNFFMIAGWFSTYSYFAEYLNKAKGLDSMMVSYMLFLFGIIGVIANRISGKMLNKNIANTTALFLSGTILIPLLLHFSGTNTIAIIFVIALWGFLYSPSFLNASTYMISSAPKSLEFANSLATSFGNLGITLGTTVGGWIIATNGVEYTPWLTLLFGVLAFAMIVLRKYLEKGSISVQKD; via the coding sequence ATGAAAAAATACGCATATATAGGTTGTTTAGGATTTATAGCCGTTATCACAACCGAATTCGGTGTAATCGGTATTTTACCGCAAATTGCAACTCATTACAACATTTCTATTGATAAAGCCGGCCTATTACTCAGTGCCTTTGCGTTAGTAATCGCATTAACCGGTCCGTTTATGACTTTACTGGTTTCCGGTATTGACCGTAAAAAGATCATGCTAGCCGCTATTTTTATTTTTCTGCTAACGGGTGTTATTTCCTCCTTTTCCCCTCCTTTTTGGTTACTGATGCTGGTCCGTATATTACCGGCGTTTTTGCAGCCTGTTTATATTTCCACTGCTTTATCAGTAGCGGTAGCCAATGGTAACAAGAAGAACGAAAACGAACTAATGAGTATTGTTTTCAGTGGTGTAGCAATTGCGATGGTGTCGACCGTTCCGTTTGCGACCTGGTTAGCCAGTCGGTTTTCATGGGAATATTCATTTATAATCCAATCTCTGGTAACTATTATAGCGCTTTTAGCCATTTATTTCGTCCTTCCTGATATGCCGGTAGCTGCGAAAAAATCATACGGAAGTCAGTTGAAAATTTTAAAACAGCCAACATTTATTGTCAGTACGGCAATGAACTTTTTTATGATTGCCGGGTGGTTTTCTACCTACAGTTATTTTGCTGAATACCTGAACAAAGCTAAAGGTCTGGATAGTATGATGGTTAGTTATATGTTGTTTCTGTTCGGTATAATTGGCGTCATCGCAAATCGTATTTCAGGGAAGATGCTCAATAAAAATATAGCCAATACCACAGCCTTGTTTTTATCCGGTACTATTCTGATTCCGTTATTGTTGCATTTTTCAGGTACGAACACCATCGCTATAATTTTCGTTATTGCACTTTGGGGTTTTCTCTATTCTCCTAGTTTTCTGAATGCTTCCACTTATATGATTTCATCAGCACCTAAGTCTTTGGAATTTGCCAATAGTCTTGCCACTTCATTCGGAAATCTGGGTATTACCTTAGGCACGACTGTCGGAGGATGGATTATTGCTACAAATGGAGTAGAATACACGCCCTGGCTTACCCTATTATTTGGGGTATTAGCATTTGCAATGATCGTATTGCGGAAATATTTAGAAAAAGGAAGTATATCGGTACAAAAAGATTAA
- a CDS encoding WG repeat-containing protein, protein MTILKKIITLCSVMLFFSCGQGNSQVVKKDDPLADYSGFYPYQNGFATVGINRKYGFIDKKGRNVVPCKYNFVYSFHKGLAVVELDRKHGIVDTIGREVVPLKYDFIGGFEDSNRAIVKLNGKWGYIDKKGNEVIPLIYESSNYFYGDKTTVKEKGQWYIIDTLNNRKRVQLDVDGLGSFYEGLASIRLRGKSEEGYMDMQGKIVIPPQYQSASYFYNGLACVKRDGKSGLINKKGKVVVPLLYDGHLHFKDGMAEVNINDLYGYINTAGKLVIPMKYTNSYGFYDGLAIARVSGKFGCINKKGETVIPFIYDEMYSGEGNFAVMKDGKGYFIDSKENVLFPGEYQSVDAFKDGAALVKQNGIWFFIDKKGKRLF, encoded by the coding sequence ATGACTATTCTAAAGAAGATAATAACATTGTGCTCCGTAATGCTGTTTTTTAGCTGTGGACAGGGTAATTCCCAGGTCGTTAAAAAGGATGATCCTCTGGCGGATTATTCCGGATTCTATCCGTATCAAAACGGATTTGCTACAGTGGGAATTAATAGGAAATACGGATTTATCGACAAAAAAGGACGCAATGTTGTCCCTTGTAAATACAACTTTGTTTACAGTTTTCATAAGGGTCTGGCTGTCGTCGAACTGGATAGAAAACACGGGATTGTTGATACAATAGGTCGCGAAGTAGTGCCGCTGAAATACGATTTTATCGGTGGTTTTGAAGACAGTAACAGGGCCATAGTGAAATTGAATGGAAAATGGGGCTATATCGATAAAAAAGGGAACGAAGTTATTCCTCTTATTTATGAAAGTTCCAATTACTTTTATGGAGATAAAACTACCGTTAAAGAGAAGGGGCAATGGTACATTATTGATACCCTGAATAACAGAAAACGGGTCCAATTAGATGTAGATGGACTGGGTTCTTTTTACGAAGGACTGGCTTCCATAAGACTACGCGGAAAATCGGAAGAAGGGTATATGGATATGCAGGGAAAAATTGTTATTCCGCCTCAATACCAAAGCGCATCTTATTTTTATAACGGTCTGGCCTGTGTGAAACGTGATGGAAAAAGTGGTTTGATAAACAAAAAAGGCAAAGTAGTGGTGCCGTTGCTCTATGACGGACATCTTCATTTTAAAGATGGAATGGCAGAAGTAAACATCAATGACCTGTATGGCTATATTAATACAGCAGGAAAGCTGGTTATCCCGATGAAATACACAAATTCATATGGCTTTTATGACGGTTTAGCAATAGCCAGAGTGTCAGGTAAATTTGGTTGTATCAACAAAAAAGGAGAAACGGTTATTCCGTTTATATATGATGAGATGTATTCCGGAGAAGGAAATTTTGCAGTGATGAAAGACGGAAAAGGATATTTTATCGATTCTAAGGAAAACGTACTGTTCCCGGGAGAGTACCAAAGTGTGGATGCCTTTAAAGACGGAGCTGCCCTGGTAAAACAAAACGGAATCTGGTTTTTTATCGATAAAAAAGGAAAACGGTTGTTTTAA
- a CDS encoding RNA ligase family protein, producing MSEFSGYEKMPNSLKKLGLSEKDFSEMEKLKWVVTEKVHGANFSFVYQNGTLKFAKRKDYLKWTDDFFGFQLVVNKLEDNMLRLFEKLSNEIPGEKYIVYGELFGGQYPHPEVAPIADLHAIQTGVYYTPAIEFCAFDIAIEKGSDSKYYLDYESAVAYFNQFGIFYAKPLLVGKFAEAMNFNIRMNSMIPKEFNLPELKDNLIEGVVIKPFNQIDQSTLLSRPIVKLKNAEFDEEDKFHEAEKWSFVPDVSSKTEDLSFIVEELRNYVTQNRLDSAISKIGKLDRSDALRISEIKNEFLEDVLVDFNENNNNLLNDLQLTEKEWIIERVDFEINKIMAAANE from the coding sequence ATGAGTGAATTTTCAGGATATGAAAAGATGCCTAACAGTTTAAAAAAGCTGGGGCTAAGTGAAAAAGATTTTTCTGAAATGGAAAAATTAAAATGGGTCGTTACGGAGAAAGTACACGGGGCTAACTTTAGTTTTGTTTATCAAAACGGTACTTTAAAATTTGCGAAAAGGAAAGACTATCTGAAGTGGACCGATGATTTTTTTGGTTTCCAATTAGTGGTAAACAAATTAGAAGATAATATGCTTCGCCTTTTTGAAAAGTTAAGCAATGAAATCCCCGGAGAAAAATATATCGTTTACGGCGAATTGTTCGGTGGACAATATCCGCATCCGGAGGTTGCACCTATAGCCGATTTACACGCGATTCAAACCGGAGTGTATTATACACCGGCAATTGAATTCTGCGCCTTTGATATTGCGATTGAAAAGGGTTCGGATTCTAAATATTATCTGGATTATGAAAGTGCCGTGGCCTATTTTAATCAGTTTGGGATCTTTTATGCCAAACCGTTATTGGTCGGAAAATTTGCCGAAGCCATGAATTTTAATATCCGAATGAATTCCATGATTCCAAAAGAATTTAATCTTCCGGAATTAAAAGATAATTTAATTGAAGGTGTGGTGATCAAACCGTTTAATCAAATAGATCAGAGCACGCTTTTGTCGCGACCGATCGTAAAACTTAAAAACGCCGAATTTGACGAGGAAGATAAATTCCACGAAGCTGAAAAATGGTCGTTTGTTCCGGATGTGTCTTCAAAAACAGAAGATTTGTCTTTTATTGTGGAAGAACTAAGAAACTATGTTACGCAAAACCGACTGGATAGTGCCATTTCTAAAATAGGGAAGTTGGATAGGAGTGATGCGCTTCGGATTTCAGAAATTAAAAACGAATTTTTAGAAGATGTACTGGTTGATTTTAATGAAAACAACAATAATCTTTTAAATGATTTACAGCTTACCGAAAAAGAGTGGATTATCGAAAGAGTGGATTTTGAAATCAATAAAATAATGGCAGCAGCTAACGAATAA